The nucleotide window GCAGTTCGCGCCGATCTCAACCTCGTCTTCAATCACCACCGTGCCGAGATGCGGAATCTTGTGATGCCGGCCTTCGTGTTTGACATAGCCAAAACCGTCCGAGCCAATCACGCTGCCAAATTGTACGATGACGTTGCGGCCAATAATCACTTCATGCGCGATGCAGACATGCGGAAACAATGTCGACCCGCTGCCAATTTTCGCGCCGCGCCCCAAGTAACAACCTGCGCCGATCTGAACCGCTGCGCCAATTTCACAGCCGGCTTCGATGGTTGCATGCGGGCCGATAGTCACGCCTTCGCCCAAACGGGCATGCGGGCTCACGTGCGCCGAGGGATCGATGCCGGGCGCGCTTTGCGGGTTGGGCAAATATTTTTTGATGATTTCAATAAACGCGAAGTATGGGTTGGCGACGCGAATCAACGCCGGCCGCCGGCCTGGCGTCAGCGTAAAATTGGCGGCAACCAATACCGCTGCCGCTGCGGTCTGATCAAGCTGATCGAGAAAACGGGCCTGCGCTATGAATGATAAGTCGCCGGAACCCGCCTGCTCGATCGGGGCGATGCCGGTAATCATCGTATCCGCATCGCCCACAATTTCACCGCCAAGATGACGCGCCAGCTCACGGGCGCGGGTCGGCGTGATTTTCACCATCTCTCCTTACTGGGCATATGAACACAAAGAGGTGCCAGACTATTCTTTCGCGCTTTGGAAAGACGAATCTGAACACCTCATCAAGATAGCGTATGCGACAAGCGGATTACTTCGATGCGCCGGCCGGTTTGGCGGAAGCGACGGTTTTGTTCAGTTCGTCCAACACCTTCGCCGTCAAATCCGTCTGGCCCGGGTTGACATAAAGTATGATGTTCGCGGCGTTGTCAAACACGTAGTCAAACTTCTCCTGCTCGCTGACTTTTTTCACGGCGGCGACGATCTTGTCGCTCAGCGGCTGCATAATCTCGGCCTGCTTTTTCTCGCCTTCACCATTTTGGCCCCATTTTTCCTGGGCATATTGTTGAATGCGCAGCTCGAGATTTTGCAGTTCCAGCAGCTTTTCTTTCTTCTTATCGTCGCTCAACAGCAGCGATTGCGATTCCAGCTCATCGCGCTTCGTCGCGAACTCCCGGCGCATGTTGTTGAATTCTTCTTCCCAGCCTTTGTTGATCTCGTCAAACTGCTTGCGTGCGTCTTGCGCTTCTTTATAGCCTTCCAGAATTTTCTGCGTGTTGACGTGACCGATCTTGAGCTGCGCTGCGGCCGGATTGGCAAAAAACACGAGCAGCAACGCCACTAATCCGCCAACCCACATGTAGGATGACTTCACTCCTACCTCCTTGAGTAATGCTGAGGGATTCATACGTTTTTTTCCGAATATGGTAAAAAGTTGATTAAAAACTGCGGCCAAAAATAAAATGCGGCTTCCACTGGCCCTTGCGCTTGCCGGTGGCGGCGTCGATGTGATCATAGCCGTAACCGTAATCAAATCCAATTACACCGAGCAGCGGCATGAATAAACGCGCGCCAATACCGACCGAACGGCGCAAATCGTAGGGGTCCAGACGCGTCAGTTCCGGCCAGGTGTTGCCGGCCTCCGCGAAAATCAAGCCGAACACGGTAGGATTCGGCGCAATCGGCACACGCAATTCCGCCGTGTATTTCAGCATGGCCTTGCCGCCCAGCGAATAGCGATCGTTGCTCGTCGTCAAGGGATCATCATAACCGCGCAAAGCGATCGAGTTCGATGAAAGTCCCGAACCGCCCATGAAAAAGTACTCGGTGTAGGGAATGCGGCTGTTTTCCTTCAAGCCATCCAAGTAACCCGCATGAAAACTGGTGAACAAGACGAACGGCCCAAACGTCGGGAAAAACCAATCGGCTTGCAGTTGGTGTTTATGATATCCGACATTGCCCTGCAACGGTCCGCCGGCAAGATCGCTGGTCAATGAAACCTGCGAGCCGGCTGTCGGGAATTCCGGACGATTCAAACTGTTGCGGCTGAAGATATGCGTGATCGAGCTTTGCGTGAGCGGACGATCTTCCAGGCCGCGTGCGCGGCGTTCCTCGGACGTAAGCGCCGCCAAATCCTCTCTAAAATCGGAAAACTCGATTGATTGCAGACGATAAATCCAATCGGTGCGGAAGAAATCATCCGGCCAGCGCAAGCGGCGGCCCAAACGCAGCGACCCGCCGGTGCTGCGATAGCCGTACAAATCATAACTGTATCGCCGTGACCGCTTGGTGTCAAACACGCTGATGCCGGCCAGCGTGGGCGAATCGAACAGCCACGGCTCGGTGAAGGAAAGCTGAAACGAACGAAAGCTGCGGCCAAAATTCCAATCAAACGAAAGCCGCTGGCCGTTGCCGAGGAAATTGTTCATCGACACGCCAATCGAGCCGATGAGCTTGTCGCGCTCGCTCCATCCCGCGCTCATGTTGGCGGTGTCCGTCGACTTTTCCACGACTTCAAGCGAGACATCGACTTTTTCTTCGTCCAGCGGCTGCACATCCGGTTTGACGTCGGAAAAATAATTAAGCACGAACACTTCGCGTTGACTGCGAATCAGCATGTCGCGGCTGAATGTGTCTCCGGGCCGGACAAACAACTCACGGCGGATGACTTTTTCTTTGGTTTTGGTGTTGCCGCTGATACGAATTTTGTTGACGGTGACAGCGTTGCCCTCCGTAACCAGAAAATGCAAATCAACAAGACTGCTGTCCTTCGGCTTCTCCACCGGATTCACGGTGGCGTAGATGTAACCGGCGTCATAATACAAGCTGCCCAGCCGTTCGGTGACGGCCTCGCGAATTTTTTTGGAACTGTACACATCGCCTTTGCCGAAGCCCAGCAGCGAGGCGAGAACGCGACTGTTATAAATCGTATTGCCTTCCCACGTGATGTCGCCGATGTAGTACTTTCTGCCTTCAGTCACCCAGAGATCGATGAACATGTCCTTTTTCTCTGGGCTATAGTAGATCGAATCGCGCACCAGCTCCGCTTCCCGGAAGCCTTCGGAGCGGTAAAATTCGAGCACGTGTTCCTGGTCTTCTAAATATTTCTGGGCATCAAAATCTCCGCCGCCGAAGAAGCCGTTTTCCTTGGTCTTCTTCATCTGCTTGCGCAGTTTCTTGTCGGAAAACGCGGTGTTACCGTGAAAATGAATCCCCTCGATCTGAACTTTGTTGCCTTCTTTTATTTTAATGTCGAGATCGACGCGATCTTCGCCCACCGGCGTGAGCACCGGTTCGATCTCGGCGAGCAAATAGCCTTTGCTCTCATAAAGCTTGGTCAGCTTGCGGCGCACCCGTGCGGCTTCCCGCGGACTGATCACCTGCCCCTTGAAAAAGGTCAGCTCTTTTTCCAAATCTTTTTTGCTGATCTTGTCGTTGCCGCTCAACTCAATTTTGTTCAGGCGCGGAAACTCGCTGACGCGAATGATGAGGTAAATGCCGTCATTAACCTGCCGGTCGAGCAGAATCGTGATGTCATCGAACATGTCGAGACTGGCAAGCTGGCGAATGGCATTCTGCAGATCGTCGCCGGTAACCTTGTCGCCCACGGCCAGCCCGGAACTCAAACGGACAAAGTTAGCATCGGCGGTTTTGTTGCCTTCTACCGAAATGCTGAGAATGCTATATGTGCGTTGTTGAGCGTTGGCGTCGATAAAAAAAAGCGGCCATACCAAAATGGCCAAAATGTAACGCAAAATTTGCTGGAATTTCATACAACTCATCGTGTTAACACCTTAACTTATTTTAAATTCAAAACGGCACGAAGGTAGCAATTTTTTAACGGAATGTAAAGCATATTTTTTTCATGCACGGCAAGCTATTAGACGCCAACTTGAGAGGTTTAGTTCTGGCAGGGCGGAGTTTGTTCATTATAAAAATTGCCTCACCGCGCATGTCGAAAAAGCGTTGCCGTGAGATATTGCTTCCTTGCAATCTGAAATAGCTCCGCGACACCAGCCTGAGCCGGAACAATTTAATCTTGTTTCGACGCGGGTCGCTTTTTTCCGCCGGCATTTTCGCCGCCGCGAATAGACGCGAATCAACATTGATCCCGCTTTCGCGTTCATTCACGGCGGCTTTTGCGGGGTTATGATTTGACGCCAGAGGCCAAATTGTGCTGCGCAGGCGAACGGACAATTGCGGCGATCACTTGACAAATGCCATGCGTTTCGTTTCAACAAAACTCTCGCCCACCTGCAGGCGGTAAAAATAAACTCCGCTCGGCTGCGCCATTCCAGCTTCGTTGACCCCGCGCCAGGTTGCGACATGCTCGCCGGCTGCTTGCATGGCATGCACCAGGCGATTCACGAGCTGGCCTTGCAAATTGTAAATCTCCAATGAAACCATGTCCGGCTGCGACAATTTATAGGAAATCGTCGTTGCCGGATTGAACGGGTTGGGATAATTCTGCGCCAGCGCAATGGTTTCCGGCAGCGGCGACGCTGTAACCTCGCTGGCAATGGCTTTAAAGCGGCGAATCCGGCCGTCAAAGCAGCAAATATACAATTCCTGGTTTTGATCGACGCCAAACGCCGCAATGTTAAAATTCGTGTCGAGGAGTTGTTCGTTTTGCGGCGCATTAACGCCGTCGTAACGCAATGCCCAAATGCGTCCTGAAACATAATCACCATAAACGTATGCGCCCGCCAACGGCGCAACGCGGCTGCCGCGATAAACATACCCGCCGGTGATCGACGCGCCGCTGCTGCGGCCATAATCCCAAATCGGCAAGGCCAGCCCGGTTTGATTGCACCCGGAAGACGGGCTATAGCAAGTTTTGCCTTCCATAATCCGCCAACCGTAGTTCAATCCCTTTTCCACAATATCAACTTCTTCCCGGCTGCCTTGACCGACATCGCCAACCCAGAGCCAGCCGGTCACAAAATCAAAACTGAAACGCCAGGGATTGCGAAAGCCGTAGGCATAAATTTCTTCACGATAACCGGAGGTGTTGCCCACAAAAGGATTATCAGGCGGAATGCCGTAATTCAAGCCGCCGGCAGGATTGTCGACATCGATGCGCAGCATATCGCCGAGCAGGCCGCGGCGATCCTGGCCGTTGTTCTGCGGGTCACCGCCCGAGCCGCCGTCACCCATGCCGATGTAGAGATACCCGTCGGGACCGAACGCAAGTTGGCCGCCGTTGTGATTCTCATAGGGTTGATTGACAGTGAGCAACACAAACTCGCTATTGGCATCCGCGCGATTGGGATTAGCGCTGACGCGGTAACGGGCGACGACGGTACGCCGCGGATTCGAAGCCGTGTAGTTCACATAAAAATAACCATTGGTTGCAAAGTTTGGATGAAACGCCAGCCCCAATAGGCCTTCTTCATTTCCGCTGTCATTGACCCGGTTTTGAATGTTGAGAAAAGTATCCGCCGTTGCAACAGAGGAAGTATTCGCAAATACACGAATCACACCCGCCTGCTCGACAATGAAGATGCGGTCGCTGCCATCGCCGGCATGCTGCAAATCGACCGGACGCGCAAAGGTGAGATTGGGAAAGGCGATTTCCAATTCGTATTGCGCATAAACATGCGGCGCGAGCAGCAGAACGCAACCGGCGGCCAACAGCAAAATCCCTCTTTTCATAAGCTTCGTCCTTAATTGAAGTTGGAATGAAGTGTGATTTTAAGGCAGGCGGCGTGGGCGGCAATATAATCGCCGTTGTGGGATTTTACAAGCAAAACACTTGCCGGATGGGGAATGGCATGGTCATTCATGCTTGCCGAGCAACGGCTGCAATAAATCCACCAGGCGCGGCGCGGCGCCGGCTTTGGAGGCAACGAAGGCGCGATTTTTTTCGCCCAACGCTTGGCGCAACGGTTGATTTTGCAGGAGGGCGAGCAAGGCGCGCCGGCAATCCTCAACATTTTCGATCACTCTGCCGATGCCCAACTCTTTCATCTCTATTGCCTCGGCAGAATTTGTCATGCGCGGGCCGAACAGCACCGGAATGCCATGCGCCGCAGCTTCCAGCACGCTGTGCACTCCCGGTCCGAAACTGCCGCCGACAAACGCCATCTCGCCTGCGCCATAAAGTTCGGCCAACACGCCGACGCGATCGACCAGCAACACCTCTACTGAACTTGTAGAATTTGCCTGCGAAAGCCTGGCGCATGACAATTGCAGAGACGCTAGAGCCTGTTCGATCTCCAGAAGATGGTTTGGCCGCGGTTCATGCGGCACGAGAATCATTTTCAAATCAGGGAGTTGCCGGCGCGCCTGCGCGAATGTCGGCAGCAAAACCTCTTCATCCGAAGGCCAGGTACTGCCGGCAACAAAAATCGGCGTATGCGCGCGCCACTTTTCCGGCAGGATTTTGGAGAGATCGGCGTTTTGTGTGCGATATAAAACTTGATCAAAACGGGTGTCGCCGAGCACGCGCACACGCTCGGGATGGCGCAGAAGCGGGCGCAAATATTCAGCAGTTTGCGGTGAAACCGCGCCGATCAAATCAAAGTTTGCCAACACTTCGCGATGAAAACTCCGCACGCCCGGCCAGAAGCGCTTGGTGCGCGCATTGGCGCTCACGCTGGCGTCCGCCAACAGCAAAAAAATACCACGGCCCTGCGCCTGCCACACAAAATTGGGCCAGTAATCGTGGCGAATCACAATGCTCGCAACCGGCTGCACCAAATCCAAAAAGCGTCTGACTTGCGGCAGAGTATCGAGAGGCAGATAACATGTCGCCTCGGCGGGCATATCAGGAGAAGAAAGGTGTTTCTGCGCGCTCGGCGAGAAAATCGTGAGAACGCGCACGGCTTGCGGGAAACGCCGGCCAATTTCACGCAAAAGCGGCTTCGCCTGCTCGCATTCGCCCATCGACGAGGCATGCACCCAGACGGCCGGGCCGGCGGTTGTGCACGCGCGCAACTGCCGCTCAAGCTCCGCGAACACATTTTTGCGGCCTTGTTTGCCCTGCTTGATTTTCGCGCCTGCGCGCGTGTTGCCGGCGAGCCAAACAAGGAGATGAAGAACTACAAAAAGAAAAGGGATGGCGATCAAATTATAGAAAGCCATCCACAGAGTTGTGCGAATTTTGTTCAAGGGATCATGCGGAATGGAACGCGTCGCGGTTTGAGAGATGATGGGCAGATCAGCGCGTGGCGCCGCGCGATGGGGTTGCCGGCGGCGTGATGCGTTCCACGTGACGGCCGCGGACATGCACAGCGCAGGCTTTGCCCGCAGTCCAAGCGAGGAAGCGACGGAGCGACGGAGCGAGGAAGGGAAGAAAAGCCATGCGGGACACTCGCTCGTGAGTCGAAGTGCTGTTGGGAGTTGGGCGGCATGGTTCTTGAGAATCGTCGCGGGTCGCGAAGAAATCCGGCATTAGTAGTCTAAGGCGGGCCTCGGCCGTAACCAAGCCTCGGCGATCGTTTTCCGCCGACGCATCGATCACGGGAAAATCTCGACTGGCCCTGTGGCGGCCTATTCAAGCCGAAGGCTTCGAAGACATTAGCCGGCGGTTG belongs to Cytophagia bacterium CHB2 and includes:
- a CDS encoding T9SS type A sorting domain-containing protein, whose amino-acid sequence is MKRGILLLAAGCVLLLAPHVYAQYELEIAFPNLTFARPVDLQHAGDGSDRIFIVEQAGVIRVFANTSSVATADTFLNIQNRVNDSGNEEGLLGLAFHPNFATNGYFYVNYTASNPRRTVVARYRVSANPNRADANSEFVLLTVNQPYENHNGGQLAFGPDGYLYIGMGDGGSGGDPQNNGQDRRGLLGDMLRIDVDNPAGGLNYGIPPDNPFVGNTSGYREEIYAYGFRNPWRFSFDFVTGWLWVGDVGQGSREEVDIVEKGLNYGWRIMEGKTCYSPSSGCNQTGLALPIWDYGRSSGASITGGYVYRGSRVAPLAGAYVYGDYVSGRIWALRYDGVNAPQNEQLLDTNFNIAAFGVDQNQELYICCFDGRIRRFKAIASEVTASPLPETIALAQNYPNPFNPATTISYKLSQPDMVSLEIYNLQGQLVNRLVHAMQAAGEHVATWRGVNEAGMAQPSGVYFYRLQVGESFVETKRMAFVK
- the bamA gene encoding outer membrane protein assembly factor BamA, giving the protein MSCMKFQQILRYILAILVWPLFFIDANAQQRTYSILSISVEGNKTADANFVRLSSGLAVGDKVTGDDLQNAIRQLASLDMFDDITILLDRQVNDGIYLIIRVSEFPRLNKIELSGNDKISKKDLEKELTFFKGQVISPREAARVRRKLTKLYESKGYLLAEIEPVLTPVGEDRVDLDIKIKEGNKVQIEGIHFHGNTAFSDKKLRKQMKKTKENGFFGGGDFDAQKYLEDQEHVLEFYRSEGFREAELVRDSIYYSPEKKDMFIDLWVTEGRKYYIGDITWEGNTIYNSRVLASLLGFGKGDVYSSKKIREAVTERLGSLYYDAGYIYATVNPVEKPKDSSLVDLHFLVTEGNAVTVNKIRISGNTKTKEKVIRRELFVRPGDTFSRDMLIRSQREVFVLNYFSDVKPDVQPLDEEKVDVSLEVVEKSTDTANMSAGWSERDKLIGSIGVSMNNFLGNGQRLSFDWNFGRSFRSFQLSFTEPWLFDSPTLAGISVFDTKRSRRYSYDLYGYRSTGGSLRLGRRLRWPDDFFRTDWIYRLQSIEFSDFREDLAALTSEERRARGLEDRPLTQSSITHIFSRNSLNRPEFPTAGSQVSLTSDLAGGPLQGNVGYHKHQLQADWFFPTFGPFVLFTSFHAGYLDGLKENSRIPYTEYFFMGGSGLSSNSIALRGYDDPLTTSNDRYSLGGKAMLKYTAELRVPIAPNPTVFGLIFAEAGNTWPELTRLDPYDLRRSVGIGARLFMPLLGVIGFDYGYGYDHIDAATGKRKGQWKPHFIFGRSF
- a CDS encoding OmpH family outer membrane protein, with amino-acid sequence MITSTPPPASARASGSRILFLAAVFNQLFTIFGKKRMNPSALLKEVGVKSSYMWVGGLVALLLVFFANPAAAQLKIGHVNTQKILEGYKEAQDARKQFDEINKGWEEEFNNMRREFATKRDELESQSLLLSDDKKKEKLLELQNLELRIQQYAQEKWGQNGEGEKKQAEIMQPLSDKIVAAVKKVSEQEKFDYVFDNAANIILYVNPGQTDLTAKVLDELNKTVASAKPAGASK
- the lpxD gene encoding UDP-3-O-(3-hydroxymyristoyl)glucosamine N-acyltransferase, which codes for MVKITPTRARELARHLGGEIVGDADTMITGIAPIEQAGSGDLSFIAQARFLDQLDQTAAAAVLVAANFTLTPGRRPALIRVANPYFAFIEIIKKYLPNPQSAPGIDPSAHVSPHARLGEGVTIGPHATIEAGCEIGAAVQIGAGCYLGRGAKIGSGSTLFPHVCIAHEVIIGRNVIVQFGSVIGSDGFGYVKHEGRHHKIPHLGTVVIEDEVEIGANCTIDRGTFGETRIQRGAKLDNLIHLAHNVTVGENTVIAAQTGVSGSTKIGRDVTIAGQVGFVGHIDIGDHTMFGAQAGVTKSIPANTVVSGYPARDHAQARREEAAIRRLPELLKRVKALERLLAADGKLQLSEDSPKEEMAG